One genomic region from Curtobacterium sp. 9128 encodes:
- a CDS encoding phosphoketolase family protein, whose protein sequence is MATEQLQSTERIRAIDAWWRAANYLTVGQIYLMDNPLLSRPIEPEDVKPRLLGHWGTSPALNLVYAHCNALIASSDRQMLYVCGPGHGGPAMNANAWLDGTWQELYPGTTLQQFFRQFSFPGGIPSHAAPETPGSINEGGELGYSLAHAYGAALDNPDLVVTCVVGDGEAETGPLAGSWQAHTFIDPVADGAVLPILNLNGWKIANPTVLARIPGEDLTAYFRGLGYDPIVVDSARVDDDPFAVHALFDGALRRALATIDDIQAAARGQAARAAAGEMAGAADLRPRWPMIILRTPKGWTGPKEVDGQKVEGTFRAHQVPLSAVRTDDGHRAQLQEWMESYRPDELLSADGEGIGLLEAIRPSGDLRMSATPHANGGRIRTALGRPPVTDFGVPAGSPASSTSTLGPWVAALTARNPSSFRLFGPDETISNKLDAVFDVTNRVWRAGNGPDDEHLAPTGRVIEILSEHLLEGMLEGYVLSGRHGILNTYEAFAHIIDSMAGQYTKWLESSAEIDWRAPVSNLTILLSSHVWRQDHNGFSHQDPGFLDVVASKQQDLVRIKLPADANTLLAVASHAMETTDRIEVIVAGKHQEPVFLSIDDAVAHAAAGSGVWDWAGTEDAVGHADVVLVSAGDVPTVETVAAADLIRQHAPDVGVRVVNVVDLLSLGDPRKHTHALSDERYDELFLPGTPAVFAFHGYPALVHQLTYRRHGHDDLHVHGFLEQGTTTSPFDMLIRNEMDRFALAHDALTRVADGSDRFAPLLARLTEARDAARSYAYTNGEDHPSVADWHFSGWPQDDA, encoded by the coding sequence ATGGCGACAGAGCAGCTGCAGAGCACGGAACGCATCCGGGCGATCGACGCGTGGTGGCGGGCCGCGAACTACCTGACCGTCGGGCAGATCTACCTGATGGACAACCCGCTGCTGTCCCGTCCGATCGAGCCGGAGGACGTCAAGCCACGCCTGCTCGGGCACTGGGGCACCTCGCCGGCGCTCAACCTCGTCTACGCGCACTGCAACGCGCTCATCGCATCGTCGGACCGGCAGATGCTCTACGTGTGCGGCCCTGGGCACGGCGGACCCGCGATGAACGCGAACGCCTGGCTCGACGGCACCTGGCAGGAGCTGTACCCGGGCACGACGCTGCAGCAGTTCTTCCGGCAGTTCTCGTTCCCCGGCGGCATCCCGTCGCACGCCGCGCCGGAGACCCCCGGGTCGATCAACGAGGGCGGCGAGCTCGGCTACTCCCTGGCGCACGCGTACGGAGCGGCCCTCGACAACCCGGACCTCGTCGTCACGTGCGTGGTCGGTGACGGCGAGGCGGAGACCGGTCCGCTCGCCGGGTCCTGGCAGGCGCACACGTTCATCGACCCGGTCGCGGACGGTGCAGTGCTGCCGATCCTCAACCTCAACGGGTGGAAGATCGCGAACCCGACGGTCCTCGCCCGCATCCCCGGCGAAGACCTGACGGCGTACTTCCGCGGGCTCGGGTACGACCCGATCGTCGTGGACTCCGCCCGCGTCGACGACGACCCCTTCGCGGTGCACGCCCTGTTCGACGGGGCACTGCGCCGAGCACTCGCGACGATCGACGACATCCAGGCCGCTGCGCGTGGACAGGCGGCACGCGCGGCGGCCGGTGAGATGGCCGGTGCAGCGGACCTCCGACCGCGCTGGCCGATGATCATCCTCCGGACGCCGAAGGGGTGGACCGGGCCGAAGGAGGTCGACGGACAGAAGGTCGAGGGCACCTTCCGCGCGCACCAGGTCCCGCTGTCAGCCGTCCGCACCGACGACGGGCACCGGGCGCAGCTGCAGGAGTGGATGGAGTCCTACCGTCCCGACGAGCTGCTCTCCGCGGACGGAGAGGGCATCGGTCTGCTCGAGGCGATCCGTCCGTCCGGCGACCTGCGGATGAGCGCGACCCCGCACGCCAACGGCGGGCGCATCCGGACCGCTCTCGGCCGTCCGCCCGTGACCGACTTCGGGGTGCCGGCCGGGTCCCCGGCGTCCTCCACCAGCACCCTCGGCCCGTGGGTCGCGGCCCTGACGGCACGGAACCCGTCGTCGTTCCGCCTGTTCGGGCCGGACGAGACGATCTCGAACAAGCTCGACGCGGTCTTCGACGTGACGAACCGCGTCTGGCGTGCCGGCAACGGTCCGGACGACGAACACCTCGCGCCGACCGGCCGAGTGATCGAGATCCTGTCCGAGCACCTGCTCGAGGGGATGCTCGAGGGGTACGTCCTGTCCGGGCGGCACGGCATCCTGAACACGTACGAGGCGTTCGCGCACATCATCGACTCGATGGCCGGGCAGTACACGAAGTGGCTGGAGTCCTCGGCGGAGATCGATTGGCGCGCGCCGGTGTCGAACCTCACGATCCTGCTGTCGTCGCACGTCTGGCGCCAGGACCACAACGGGTTCTCGCACCAGGACCCCGGGTTCCTCGACGTCGTCGCGTCGAAGCAGCAGGACCTGGTCCGGATCAAGCTCCCCGCCGACGCCAACACCCTGCTCGCCGTCGCCTCGCACGCGATGGAGACGACCGACCGCATCGAGGTGATCGTCGCGGGGAAGCACCAGGAGCCGGTGTTCCTGTCGATCGACGACGCCGTCGCGCACGCCGCCGCCGGGTCGGGCGTCTGGGACTGGGCCGGGACCGAGGACGCGGTCGGGCACGCGGACGTCGTGCTCGTCTCGGCCGGTGACGTCCCGACCGTGGAGACCGTCGCCGCAGCCGACCTCATCCGCCAGCACGCTCCAGACGTCGGGGTGCGGGTCGTGAACGTCGTCGACCTGCTGTCGCTCGGCGATCCGCGGAAGCACACGCACGCCCTGTCGGACGAACGGTACGACGAGCTCTTCCTGCCCGGCACACCGGCGGTGTTCGCGTTCCACGGGTACCCGGCGCTCGTGCACCAACTCACCTACCGCCGACACGGGCACGACGACCTGCACGTGCACGGCTTCCTGGAGCAGGGCACCACGACGTCCCCGTTCGACATGCTGATCCGGAACGAGATGGACCGGTTCGCGCTCGCGCACGACGCGCTGACGCGGGTGGCGGACGGGTCCGACCGGTTCGCGCCGCTGCTGGCGCGACTGACCGAGGCCCGGGACGCGGCACGCTCGTACGCCTACACGAACGGCGAGGACCACCCGTCCGTCGCCGACTGGCACTTCTCGGGGTGGCCGCAGGACGACGCCTGA
- a CDS encoding DUF1992 domain-containing protein encodes MNDVDARMDRLRRAARYRYQQLVESEIERGSLDPDEVREERRLLKAADVAAHARAQIEEAERRGVFEGNPYHGKPLPGNDGQHDPDWWIKSKIEREDIRGIAPPALALRTEDAELDDALDALSVESDVRDVLVDFNARVKEARRQLLGGPPVVTPLRDVDAEIQRWAERREARLASAAQAAEQLRLESRPRRWWRRRG; translated from the coding sequence ATGAACGACGTCGACGCACGGATGGACCGGCTCAGGAGGGCCGCTCGCTACCGGTACCAGCAGCTCGTGGAGAGTGAGATCGAGCGGGGCTCCCTCGATCCGGACGAGGTGCGTGAGGAACGGCGGCTGCTCAAGGCGGCCGACGTCGCCGCGCACGCGAGGGCCCAGATTGAGGAGGCCGAACGCCGCGGGGTGTTCGAGGGCAACCCGTACCACGGCAAGCCCCTGCCGGGGAACGACGGGCAGCACGATCCGGACTGGTGGATCAAGTCGAAGATCGAACGCGAGGACATCCGTGGGATCGCCCCGCCTGCCCTCGCGCTCCGCACCGAGGACGCCGAGCTCGACGACGCCCTCGACGCGCTCTCGGTGGAGTCCGACGTGCGCGATGTCCTCGTGGACTTCAACGCCCGCGTGAAGGAGGCCCGTCGGCAGCTCCTCGGCGGGCCACCGGTCGTGACGCCGCTCCGGGACGTGGACGCCGAGATCCAGCGGTGGGCGGAGCGACGGGAGGCCCGTCTCGCGTCCGCAGCGCAGGCTGCGGAACAGCTGCGGCTCGAGTCCCGGCCACGGCGCTGGTGGCGCCGGCGCGGCTGA
- a CDS encoding glycoside hydrolase family 15 protein → MSQRTRDTPDVDRTAERTDGYAPLRSYAAIGDGRTVALIARDGRIDWLPIPSMDSPPVFASILDAEDGGHLALRPVDLDAHVEREYLPGTNVLVTTWTTDTGRCTVTDAMVTGVAGRLPWAEIGRCVQGVEGTVELEWAVVPGTLLNTAEPKRLDTVNGSVIGVDGVTIAIVEKGFDPVHEDGPRFSGRFSTAEGSKHILTIVGTLDEPIFLPEPELTMQGIDRTIENWATWSREFNYDGPWADAVQRSALALKLLIFSPTGAIAAAPTTSLPEDRTGGKNWDYRFAWVRDLSYTVHALDRFGLREETHAAVSWVMRTIAKHDDGMPIFYTLEGEVSDEVEERDVPGWNGIGPVTEGNRASGQMQLGVWGDVFEIMRQYVRQGNVLDRKTAAVLEGLADDACKQWEKPDAGMWELEDTQHYTTSKIGCWQALDAAIELHEKGQIDGSRDMWEKNRGLIADWVAEHGWNEELGHYVMHPDTDALDASILIHAMSGFDRGPRMAATIDAIQAQLQHGPLVYRYSGLEDEESPFVACSFWLAAALACTGRVDDATALMDEMVDQANDVGLFSEMLSAVDGDFMGNLPQGLSHLALIQAALTIEELSGA, encoded by the coding sequence ATGTCGCAACGCACCCGAGACACCCCCGACGTCGACCGGACCGCGGAGCGGACCGACGGGTACGCCCCGCTCCGGTCCTACGCGGCGATCGGGGACGGCCGCACCGTGGCGCTCATCGCCCGGGACGGCCGGATCGACTGGCTCCCGATCCCGTCGATGGACTCGCCGCCCGTGTTCGCGAGCATCCTCGACGCCGAGGACGGCGGACACCTCGCGCTGCGCCCGGTCGACCTCGACGCGCACGTGGAGCGGGAGTACCTCCCGGGGACGAACGTCCTCGTCACGACGTGGACGACCGACACCGGTCGCTGCACCGTGACCGACGCGATGGTCACCGGTGTCGCTGGACGCCTGCCGTGGGCCGAGATCGGGCGCTGCGTGCAGGGCGTCGAGGGGACGGTGGAGCTCGAGTGGGCCGTGGTCCCCGGCACGCTGCTCAACACCGCGGAACCGAAGCGGCTGGACACCGTCAACGGCTCGGTGATCGGCGTCGACGGTGTGACGATCGCGATCGTCGAGAAGGGCTTCGACCCGGTGCACGAGGACGGCCCGCGCTTCTCCGGCCGGTTCAGCACGGCCGAGGGCTCGAAGCACATCCTGACGATCGTCGGCACGCTCGACGAACCGATCTTCCTGCCGGAACCCGAGCTGACCATGCAGGGCATCGACCGGACCATCGAGAACTGGGCGACCTGGTCGAGGGAGTTCAACTACGACGGTCCGTGGGCGGACGCCGTGCAGCGGAGTGCCCTCGCGCTGAAGCTCCTGATCTTCTCCCCGACCGGAGCGATCGCCGCTGCGCCGACGACGAGCCTCCCCGAGGACCGGACCGGCGGGAAGAACTGGGACTACCGGTTCGCCTGGGTCCGCGACCTGTCGTACACCGTGCACGCGCTGGACCGGTTCGGGCTGCGGGAGGAGACCCACGCCGCGGTGTCGTGGGTGATGCGCACGATCGCGAAGCACGACGACGGCATGCCGATCTTCTACACGCTCGAGGGCGAGGTCAGCGACGAGGTCGAAGAGCGCGACGTCCCGGGGTGGAACGGCATCGGACCGGTGACCGAGGGCAACCGGGCCTCTGGACAGATGCAGCTCGGCGTCTGGGGCGACGTCTTCGAGATCATGCGGCAGTACGTCCGGCAGGGCAACGTCCTCGACCGCAAGACCGCTGCGGTGCTCGAGGGACTCGCCGACGACGCGTGCAAGCAGTGGGAGAAGCCGGACGCGGGCATGTGGGAGCTCGAGGACACCCAGCACTACACGACGAGCAAGATCGGGTGCTGGCAGGCGCTCGACGCTGCCATCGAACTGCACGAGAAGGGGCAGATCGACGGGTCCCGCGACATGTGGGAGAAGAACCGCGGGCTCATCGCGGACTGGGTCGCCGAGCACGGGTGGAACGAGGAACTCGGCCACTACGTGATGCACCCGGACACCGATGCCCTCGACGCCTCGATCCTCATCCACGCGATGTCGGGGTTCGACCGCGGTCCCCGGATGGCCGCGACGATCGACGCGATCCAGGCGCAGCTGCAGCACGGACCGCTCGTGTACCGGTACTCCGGGCTGGAGGACGAGGAGTCCCCGTTCGTCGCGTGCTCGTTCTGGCTCGCCGCGGCGCTCGCGTGCACCGGCCGGGTCGACGACGCGACCGCGCTCATGGACGAGATGGTCGACCAGGCGAACGACGTCGGGCTGTTCAGCGAGATGCTCAGCGCGGTGGACGGCGACTTCATGGGCAACCTGCCGCAGGGCCTGTCCCACCTCGCGCTCATCCAGGCGGCCTTGACGATCGAGGAGTTGTCAGGCGCATGA
- a CDS encoding response regulator transcription factor yields the protein MVVDDHALVRSGLRAVLGTTDDCTVVGEAGTGEEALDVAAEVAPDVVVMDLSMPGIGGVAATAELRARFPGLRVLVLTTFADDDRVRAALSAGATGYLLKDATPDDVVRAVRAAGRDEVPIDPRVARSLLPRMRDVDTSDVGRSDGNTSTSDPRTSASGPDIPPRERDVLVLVARGMSNKQIGTALGIAERTVKAHLGNVFRRIGVTDRTSAALWARDHGY from the coding sequence ATGGTCGTCGACGACCACGCGCTCGTCCGCAGTGGTCTCCGCGCAGTGCTCGGCACGACGGACGACTGCACGGTCGTCGGCGAGGCCGGAACGGGCGAGGAGGCGCTCGACGTCGCCGCCGAGGTCGCGCCGGACGTCGTCGTGATGGACCTGTCGATGCCGGGCATCGGCGGGGTCGCCGCGACCGCGGAACTCCGCGCGCGGTTCCCGGGGCTCCGGGTGCTCGTGCTGACGACCTTCGCCGACGACGATCGCGTCCGCGCTGCGCTGTCGGCGGGTGCGACGGGGTACCTGCTGAAGGACGCGACCCCCGACGACGTCGTGCGAGCGGTCCGTGCGGCAGGGCGCGACGAGGTGCCGATCGATCCGCGGGTGGCCCGCTCGCTCCTCCCGCGCATGCGCGACGTCGACACGAGCGACGTCGGCCGCAGCGACGGGAACACCAGCACGAGCGACCCGCGCACGAGCGCCTCGGGCCCCGACATCCCGCCACGGGAACGCGACGTCCTCGTCCTCGTCGCCCGTGGCATGTCGAACAAGCAGATCGGGACGGCCCTCGGCATCGCGGAACGCACCGTCAAGGCCCACCTCGGCAACGTGTTCCGACGGATCGGCGTCACCGACCGGACGAGCGCCGCGCTCTGGGCCCGCGACCACGGGTACTAG
- a CDS encoding ATP-binding protein, translated as MQRRRVSSNAAPTADGTVVVVRADPRRRPRRADVPWRRVLTGVVVAAVVGGLLVATAGTLVSQRIAEWLAVRNATTDTATLARAVIEPALDDAIADETADAAERTAARDRMATAVDHALPGDTAVRVKVWDRDGTILWSDEPRLVGERFTLSGDDLDALLTDESDAEVSDLDEPENRYERGDGPLLEAYQAVHTPSGRPLLFEVYYRYDDVLASASRLRSAFAGLAFGTVGVVLVLLVPVLLWLLVRIRDGQRERERLLVRALDAQAEERRRLAAELHDGAVQDVAGLAMSLGAAGDPALREAAGTLRGAVSSLRSSLSAIRPAAPEQDGLGRALDDACARARSAGLQTVLRVPDPVTASPAALHTVVRFVREAVANTVVHARATTVRVTITTTPVELVVAVSDDGVGFEADGILAQQRDGHLGTTILRQHAIDVGGSLTLRTAPGAGTTWELRVPTDTEAIA; from the coding sequence GTGCAGAGACGACGGGTGTCGAGCAACGCGGCGCCGACCGCCGACGGCACGGTCGTGGTCGTCCGCGCCGATCCACGCCGCCGGCCGCGTCGCGCTGATGTCCCGTGGCGACGTGTCCTGACCGGCGTCGTCGTCGCCGCGGTGGTCGGCGGGCTGCTCGTCGCGACGGCCGGGACCCTGGTCTCGCAGCGGATCGCCGAGTGGCTCGCGGTGCGGAACGCGACCACGGACACCGCGACGCTCGCTCGCGCGGTCATCGAACCGGCACTGGACGACGCGATCGCCGACGAGACGGCGGATGCCGCCGAACGGACGGCCGCGCGGGACCGGATGGCCACCGCGGTGGACCACGCGCTCCCCGGTGACACGGCGGTGCGGGTGAAGGTCTGGGACCGGGACGGCACGATCCTCTGGTCGGACGAGCCGCGCTTGGTCGGCGAGCGCTTCACGCTGTCGGGCGACGACCTCGACGCGCTGCTCACCGACGAGTCGGACGCCGAGGTGTCCGACCTCGACGAGCCCGAGAACCGGTACGAACGCGGCGATGGACCGTTGCTGGAGGCCTACCAGGCGGTGCACACCCCGTCGGGCCGTCCGCTGCTGTTCGAGGTCTACTACCGCTACGACGACGTCCTGGCGAGCGCCAGTCGTCTGCGCTCCGCCTTCGCGGGGCTGGCGTTCGGGACGGTCGGAGTCGTCCTGGTGCTCCTCGTGCCGGTGCTGCTCTGGCTGCTCGTCCGGATCCGGGACGGCCAGCGCGAACGGGAGCGGTTGCTCGTCCGTGCCCTCGACGCCCAGGCCGAGGAACGCCGGCGGCTCGCCGCGGAACTGCACGACGGCGCCGTGCAGGACGTCGCCGGTCTGGCCATGTCCCTCGGAGCGGCCGGGGACCCGGCTCTCCGCGAGGCCGCCGGCACCCTGCGAGGCGCCGTCTCCTCGCTGCGCTCGTCGCTCTCCGCGATCCGACCGGCAGCGCCGGAGCAGGACGGCCTCGGCAGGGCGCTCGACGATGCCTGCGCCCGAGCCAGGAGCGCCGGGCTCCAGACCGTCCTCCGGGTTCCGGACCCGGTCACGGCGAGCCCGGCCGCGCTGCACACCGTCGTGCGATTCGTGCGCGAAGCCGTCGCGAACACGGTCGTGCACGCCCGGGCGACGACGGTCAGGGTGACGATCACGACGACCCCCGTCGAGTTGGTCGTCGCGGTCTCGGACGACGGCGTCGGGTTCGAGGCGGACGGCATCCTCGCGCAGCAGCGGGACGGCCACCTCGGCACGACGATCCTGCGGCAGCACGCGATCGACGTCGGCGGATCGCTGACCCTCCGGACCGCCCCGGGTGCGGGCACGACATGGGAGCTCCGCGTGCCGACGGACACCGAGGCGATCGCATGA
- a CDS encoding DUF1206 domain-containing protein, producing the protein MSDTAEHAARETGRQARRAADSRWFELLARGGFVGSGVVHLLIGYLAILLGIGDAAAGSGSQGSQSGETDQSGALAQLAAVPGGVVLLWIVAVGTAALCLRLVLEAVIGGRTDTTRAWLNRAKNIGKAVVYGVIGYSAGSYALGAGKSSSGSTKSAAAQALATPGGVFLLLLVAAIAIAIGIGLVVIGIRRSYRKQLVTPPKSVERPLTVVAVVGYVAKGVAVVIVGVLVAVAAFRSDPDQATGLDGAFDALHRMPGGVFVLIAIGIGFLAFGVYSFFRAKYAKL; encoded by the coding sequence ATGAGCGACACCGCCGAGCACGCTGCCCGTGAGACCGGACGACAGGCGAGACGCGCCGCCGACAGCCGCTGGTTCGAGCTGCTGGCGCGCGGCGGGTTCGTCGGGAGCGGTGTCGTGCACCTGCTCATCGGGTACCTGGCGATCCTGCTCGGGATCGGCGACGCCGCGGCCGGGAGCGGCTCGCAGGGGTCGCAGTCCGGCGAGACCGACCAGTCGGGAGCACTGGCGCAGCTCGCCGCGGTCCCCGGGGGCGTCGTGCTGCTCTGGATCGTCGCGGTCGGCACCGCGGCCCTGTGTCTGCGCCTCGTGCTCGAAGCGGTCATCGGCGGCCGCACGGACACCACCCGGGCCTGGCTGAACCGGGCGAAGAACATCGGCAAGGCCGTCGTCTACGGCGTCATCGGGTACTCGGCCGGGTCGTACGCGCTCGGTGCCGGCAAGAGCTCGTCCGGGTCGACGAAGAGCGCCGCCGCGCAGGCGTTGGCGACACCGGGTGGGGTGTTCCTGCTGCTGCTCGTCGCCGCGATCGCCATCGCGATCGGGATCGGCCTCGTCGTCATCGGCATCCGCCGCTCGTACCGGAAGCAGCTCGTCACCCCGCCGAAGTCCGTCGAGCGGCCACTGACCGTCGTCGCCGTGGTCGGTTACGTCGCGAAGGGCGTCGCGGTCGTCATCGTCGGCGTGCTCGTCGCCGTCGCCGCCTTCCGGAGCGACCCCGACCAGGCAACAGGGCTCGACGGGGCCTTCGACGCCCTGCACCGGATGCCCGGCGGGGTGTTCGTCCTGATCGCGATCGGGATCGGGTTCCTGGCGTTCGGCGTCTACAGCTTCTTCCGCGCGAAGTACGCGAAGCTCTGA
- a CDS encoding alkaline phosphatase family protein: MSPDEQHSRRAFLRRAGIGAAGAAVGAGAVGAAAAYDRHVQDERYGFTPLPERREPGFDHVVVLMFENRSFDHVLGRLYTDDELGDGQSFEGLQSGTYANTAPDGTVVPAHVYEGSTDDVMSQPDPDPGEFYPHVNTQWFGVVDPASNERPEQHGYAAPYNAPSDTSAPPMSGFVHDYVVNYRIERGREPTVAEYSRVMGGFSPEMLPVFSTLAKSFAVYDHWHCAVPSQTFCNRSFFHASTSHGFVTNTRDGGPQKWLDAPDVPTIFNRLEDAGKSWRVYFDAEQVVSLTGFLHAPSIERYWKTNFRSMEQFHADAANGDLPDYAFVEPRMVFDHNDMHPPQNRPKVVEVPGEEPFDSAMSDVRAAEALLAEVYGAVRGGRSTRGSNAVNTALVVTFDEHGGIYDHVPPPGAVPPSGKPDPGEMGFTFDRLGGRVPTFVVSAYTEPGTIVNDPMHHAAIVHTLTQQHGLEPVTHRDADTHGIQNVLNRKVPRQPQLWPDVAKPYVPRNPERSRTGPGDRERRRPLTAPGKGLLGLLLAKYEPDAPEPQTFGDAYDVLTKHGMGLFGDRD, encoded by the coding sequence ATGTCGCCAGACGAGCAGCACTCACGCCGGGCGTTCCTCCGCCGCGCCGGGATCGGTGCCGCCGGTGCCGCCGTCGGTGCGGGTGCGGTCGGCGCGGCGGCGGCGTACGACCGGCACGTCCAGGACGAGCGGTACGGGTTCACCCCGCTGCCGGAACGTCGTGAACCCGGCTTCGACCACGTCGTCGTCCTGATGTTCGAGAACCGCAGCTTCGACCACGTGCTCGGCCGGCTGTACACCGACGACGAGCTCGGCGACGGGCAGTCGTTCGAGGGGCTGCAGTCCGGGACGTACGCGAACACGGCCCCGGACGGCACCGTCGTCCCCGCGCACGTCTACGAGGGGTCGACCGACGACGTCATGTCGCAGCCGGACCCCGACCCCGGCGAGTTCTACCCGCACGTCAACACGCAGTGGTTCGGTGTGGTCGATCCGGCGTCCAACGAGCGACCCGAGCAGCACGGGTACGCGGCGCCGTACAACGCACCGTCGGACACGAGTGCCCCGCCGATGTCGGGTTTCGTCCACGACTACGTCGTCAACTACCGCATCGAACGGGGGCGGGAGCCCACGGTCGCCGAGTACTCGCGCGTGATGGGCGGCTTCTCGCCCGAGATGCTGCCGGTGTTCTCGACGCTCGCGAAGTCGTTCGCGGTGTACGACCACTGGCACTGCGCGGTCCCGTCCCAGACGTTCTGCAACCGGTCGTTCTTCCACGCCAGCACGTCGCACGGGTTCGTCACGAACACCCGGGACGGCGGTCCGCAGAAGTGGCTCGACGCCCCGGACGTGCCGACGATCTTCAACCGGCTCGAGGACGCGGGGAAGTCCTGGCGCGTGTACTTCGACGCCGAGCAGGTCGTCTCCCTGACGGGGTTCCTGCACGCGCCGTCGATCGAGCGGTACTGGAAGACGAACTTCCGCAGCATGGAGCAGTTCCACGCGGACGCGGCGAACGGCGACCTGCCCGACTACGCGTTCGTCGAGCCTCGGATGGTGTTCGACCACAACGACATGCACCCGCCGCAGAACCGGCCGAAGGTCGTCGAGGTCCCGGGCGAGGAGCCGTTCGACAGCGCGATGTCCGACGTCCGGGCCGCGGAGGCCCTGCTCGCCGAGGTCTACGGTGCGGTTCGCGGCGGCCGGTCGACGCGGGGCTCGAACGCGGTCAACACCGCACTCGTCGTGACGTTCGACGAGCACGGCGGGATCTACGACCACGTCCCGCCGCCGGGGGCCGTCCCGCCTTCGGGGAAGCCGGACCCCGGTGAGATGGGGTTCACCTTCGACCGGCTCGGTGGCCGCGTGCCGACGTTCGTCGTGTCCGCGTACACGGAGCCCGGAACGATCGTGAACGACCCGATGCACCACGCCGCGATCGTGCACACGCTGACGCAACAGCACGGGCTCGAGCCGGTCACGCACCGGGACGCGGATACCCACGGCATCCAGAACGTCCTGAACCGGAAGGTCCCCCGGCAGCCGCAGCTCTGGCCGGACGTCGCGAAGCCGTACGTCCCGCGGAACCCGGAGCGTTCGCGGACGGGGCCGGGCGACCGGGAGCGCCGACGGCCGTTGACGGCGCCGGGCAAGGGGCTGCTCGGGCTGCTGCTGGCGAAGTACGAGCCGGACGCGCCGGAGCCGCAGACGTTCGGCGACGCCTACGACGTGCTCACGAAGCACGGCATGGGCTTGTTCGGCGACCGCGACTGA
- a CDS encoding alpha/beta fold hydrolase gives MNDETPRHADQLEHAENADVVVKVDRIEVDGTNVRVSSIGDTGVRPFVLVAGLGIASTYYERLAPNLNEFGPVHALDLPGFAGVPKFRGAVSIERYADAVERVLDELGLEDPVLVGHSMGTQIVTEVAARRPQISDLVLISPVMDSNARTISESAVRFVRSAVHEPAAVRWHAVTAYALCGWHWFRKVLPKMVAFRIEDRAPQVRARTLIVRGEHDALVPRDWIRRLARVFPYAVLREVVDGAHSVMHAQADAVAALAVAHVRGDLPDRGVSSLQRVRDDSTASDLARLSPGDAWLVLKARFLELFGMAKGDDEVLEAGKSAHAVAMADEGDAPVAPEDRAAVVDAAAPELDDRSQRKAG, from the coding sequence GTGAACGACGAGACCCCGCGCCACGCCGACCAGCTGGAGCACGCGGAGAACGCCGACGTCGTGGTCAAGGTCGACCGGATCGAGGTCGACGGCACGAACGTCCGGGTCAGCTCCATCGGCGACACCGGGGTCCGCCCCTTCGTGCTCGTCGCCGGCCTCGGCATCGCGTCGACCTACTACGAACGGCTCGCCCCGAACCTCAACGAGTTCGGACCCGTGCACGCCCTCGACCTGCCCGGGTTCGCCGGCGTCCCGAAGTTCCGCGGCGCGGTGTCGATCGAGCGGTACGCCGACGCCGTCGAGCGCGTCCTCGACGAACTCGGGCTCGAGGACCCGGTCCTCGTCGGCCACTCGATGGGCACGCAGATCGTCACCGAGGTCGCCGCGCGCCGCCCGCAGATCAGCGACCTGGTCCTCATCAGCCCGGTGATGGACTCGAATGCCAGGACCATCAGCGAATCAGCGGTCCGCTTCGTGCGGTCAGCCGTGCACGAGCCGGCGGCGGTCCGCTGGCACGCCGTCACCGCGTACGCGCTCTGCGGCTGGCACTGGTTCCGGAAGGTGCTGCCGAAGATGGTCGCGTTCCGGATCGAGGACCGCGCCCCGCAGGTGCGGGCGCGCACGCTCATCGTCCGCGGCGAGCACGACGCCCTCGTGCCCCGCGACTGGATCCGCCGGCTGGCCAGGGTGTTCCCGTACGCCGTCCTCCGCGAGGTCGTCGACGGCGCGCACTCGGTGATGCACGCGCAGGCCGACGCCGTCGCGGCGCTCGCCGTGGCGCACGTCCGCGGAGACCTGCCCGATCGCGGGGTGTCGTCGTTGCAGCGCGTGCGGGACGACTCGACCGCGTCGGACCTCGCTCGGCTCAGCCCGGGGGACGCCTGGCTCGTCCTGAAGGCGCGGTTCCTGGAGCTGTTCGGGATGGCGAAGGGCGACGACGAGGTCCTCGAGGCCGGCAAGTCGGCCCACGCCGTCGCGATGGCGGACGAGGGAGACGCCCCGGTGGCGCCGGAGGACCGCGCAGCGGTCGTCGACGCGGCCGCCCCGGAACTGGACGACCGCAGCCAGCGCAAGGCCGGCTAG